The Triticum aestivum cultivar Chinese Spring chromosome 3A, IWGSC CS RefSeq v2.1, whole genome shotgun sequence genome includes a region encoding these proteins:
- the LOC123059805 gene encoding rust resistance kinase Lr10-like isoform X2, with translation MEVELDPLVDTRACFVECSQEVKGTGMYMPVACLSTNDSFVYVLTGLRSTYMEYLQPSCGYLAVTPRPWDGPALENASYADVVKSMRSGFAVLFPLRAYREGIKRCVRRGIRKFHEWPVSGRSIKDWIVGILLVEGDFADCIFDVTGFPYYVGYERVTILITMWIVTLTADLCRFLLAPLAVLIFLAHKYWKTRIRIDAIGKFLQMQQMLGPTRYAYTDITAVTSHFRDKLGQGGYGSVFKGVISPGNVHVAVKMLDCNSNCNGEDFISEVSTIGRIHHINVVRLVGFCPEEMRQALVYEYMPQGSLDKYIFSAEKNFSWDKLNEIALGIARGIDYLHQGCDMQILHFDIKPHNILLDNNFIPKVADFGLAKLYPRDISFVPSRALRGTIGYIAPEMISRSFGVISSKSDVYSFGMLLLEMAGGRRNADPNAANSSQAYYPAWVYDRLTQQDHVGEISNHVDAEMHELERKLCIVGLWCIQMKSHDRPTMSAAIEMLEGSADTLQMPSRPFFCDEGHVHTDDTYRLSSELTEISEDMSENIDV, from the exons ATGGAAGTCGAATTGGACCCCCTTGTAGATACTCGGGCTTGCTTTGTAGAATGCTCTCAGGAAGTAAAGGGCACTGGTATGTACATGCCTGTTGCTTGCCTAAGCACCAACGATTCTTTTGTTTACGTGTTAACTGGCCTCAGATCTACATACATGGAGTACCTTCAACCTTCTTGTGGGTACTTGGCCGTGACTCCTCGACCTTGGGACGGTCCGGCGCTAGAAAATGCAAGTTATGCAGATGTTGTGAAATCCATGAGGAGTGGATTTGCTGTTCTATTTCCTTTGAGAGCTTATAGGGAGGGCATCAAGAGATGCGTAAGGCGTGGGATTCG CAAGTTTCATGAATGGCCAGTGTCTGGAAGGAGCATCAAGGATTGGATTGTGGGAATTCTTCTGGTTGAGGGAGATTTCGCAGACTGCATATTTGATGTGACTGGATTTCCTTATTATGTTGGATACGAGCGGGTCACCATACTAATTACTATGTGGATTGTGACACTGACTGCAG ATCTATGCAGGTTCTTGTTGGCACCCCTGGCTGTGTTGATCTTTCTGGCCCACAAGTATTGGAAAACAAGGATCAGAATTGATGCAATCGGGAAGTTCCTCCAAATGCAACAAATGCTTGGCCCGACAAGGTATGCCTATACTGACATCACCGCAGTCACGAGCCATTTCAGAGATAAGCTGGGTCAGGGAGGCTACGGATCTGTGTTTAAGGGTGTGATATCGCCAGGCAATGTTCATGTCGCGGTTAAGATGCTAGACTGTAACTCCAACTGTAATGGAGAAGATTTTATCAGTGAAGTTTCAACCATTGGCAGGATCCACCATATTAATGTGGTGCGTTTAGTGGGGTTCTGCCCGGAGGAAATGAGACAAGCGCTCGTCTACGAGTACATGCCTCAAGGTTCTCTTGACAAGTACATCTTCTCGGCCGAGAAGAATTTCTCTTGGGACAAGCTAAATGAGATTGCTTTGGGCATTGCCAGAGGGATTGATTACTTGCATCAGGGTTGTGACATGCAGATTCTTCACTTTGACATCAAGCCACACAACATCCTTCTTGACAACAATTTTATCCCAAAAGTTGCTGACTTCGGTCTCGCAAAACTATACCCAAGGGACATCAGTTTTGTGCCGTCGAGAGCGCTACGGGGAACTATAGGGTACATAGCTCCTGAGATGATATCTAGGAGCTTTGGCGTCATATCGAGCAAGTCCGATGTTTACAGCTTTGGGATGCTGCTGCTGGAGATGGCTGGAGGAAGAAGGAATGCTGATCCGAATGCAGCAAATTCTAGCCAAGCATACTACCCGGCATGGGTGTATGACCGACTAACCCAACAAGACCATGTTGGTGAGATATCTAACCATGTTGATGCTGAGATGCATGAGTTGGAGAGGAAGCTGTGCATCGTCGGACTATGGTGCATCCAGATGAAATCTCATGATAGGCCGACGATGAGCGCGGCAATAGAGATGCTGGAAGGCAGCGCGGATACCTTGCAGATGCCTTCCAGGCCATTCTTCTGTGACGAAGGGCACGTCCATACCGATGATACTTACCGTTTGTCGTCCGAGTTGACTGAAATCTCTGAGGATATGAGTGAAAATATTGATGTGTGA
- the LOC123059805 gene encoding rust resistance kinase Lr10-like isoform X3, whose protein sequence is MEYLQPSCGYLAVTPRPWDGPALENASYADVVKSMRSGFAVLFPLRAYREGIKRCVRRGIRKFHEWPVSGRSIKDWIVGILLVEGDFADCIFDVTGFPYYVGYERVTILITMWIVTLTADLCRFLLAPLAVLIFLAHKYWKTRIRIDAIGKFLQMQQMLGPTRYAYTDITAVTSHFRDKLGQGGYGSVFKGVISPGNVHVAVKMLDCNSNCNGEDFISEVSTIGRIHHINVVRLVGFCPEEMRQALVYEYMPQGSLDKYIFSAEKNFSWDKLNEIALGIARGIDYLHQGCDMQILHFDIKPHNILLDNNFIPKVADFGLAKLYPRDISFVPSRALRGTIGYIAPEMISRSFGVISSKSDVYSFGMLLLEMAGGRRNADPNAANSSQAYYPAWVYDRLTQQDHVGEISNHVDAEMHELERKLCIVGLWCIQMKSHDRPTMSAAIEMLEGSADTLQMPSRPFFCDEGHVHTDDTYRLSSELTEISEDMSENIDV, encoded by the exons ATGGAGTACCTTCAACCTTCTTGTGGGTACTTGGCCGTGACTCCTCGACCTTGGGACGGTCCGGCGCTAGAAAATGCAAGTTATGCAGATGTTGTGAAATCCATGAGGAGTGGATTTGCTGTTCTATTTCCTTTGAGAGCTTATAGGGAGGGCATCAAGAGATGCGTAAGGCGTGGGATTCG CAAGTTTCATGAATGGCCAGTGTCTGGAAGGAGCATCAAGGATTGGATTGTGGGAATTCTTCTGGTTGAGGGAGATTTCGCAGACTGCATATTTGATGTGACTGGATTTCCTTATTATGTTGGATACGAGCGGGTCACCATACTAATTACTATGTGGATTGTGACACTGACTGCAG ATCTATGCAGGTTCTTGTTGGCACCCCTGGCTGTGTTGATCTTTCTGGCCCACAAGTATTGGAAAACAAGGATCAGAATTGATGCAATCGGGAAGTTCCTCCAAATGCAACAAATGCTTGGCCCGACAAGGTATGCCTATACTGACATCACCGCAGTCACGAGCCATTTCAGAGATAAGCTGGGTCAGGGAGGCTACGGATCTGTGTTTAAGGGTGTGATATCGCCAGGCAATGTTCATGTCGCGGTTAAGATGCTAGACTGTAACTCCAACTGTAATGGAGAAGATTTTATCAGTGAAGTTTCAACCATTGGCAGGATCCACCATATTAATGTGGTGCGTTTAGTGGGGTTCTGCCCGGAGGAAATGAGACAAGCGCTCGTCTACGAGTACATGCCTCAAGGTTCTCTTGACAAGTACATCTTCTCGGCCGAGAAGAATTTCTCTTGGGACAAGCTAAATGAGATTGCTTTGGGCATTGCCAGAGGGATTGATTACTTGCATCAGGGTTGTGACATGCAGATTCTTCACTTTGACATCAAGCCACACAACATCCTTCTTGACAACAATTTTATCCCAAAAGTTGCTGACTTCGGTCTCGCAAAACTATACCCAAGGGACATCAGTTTTGTGCCGTCGAGAGCGCTACGGGGAACTATAGGGTACATAGCTCCTGAGATGATATCTAGGAGCTTTGGCGTCATATCGAGCAAGTCCGATGTTTACAGCTTTGGGATGCTGCTGCTGGAGATGGCTGGAGGAAGAAGGAATGCTGATCCGAATGCAGCAAATTCTAGCCAAGCATACTACCCGGCATGGGTGTATGACCGACTAACCCAACAAGACCATGTTGGTGAGATATCTAACCATGTTGATGCTGAGATGCATGAGTTGGAGAGGAAGCTGTGCATCGTCGGACTATGGTGCATCCAGATGAAATCTCATGATAGGCCGACGATGAGCGCGGCAATAGAGATGCTGGAAGGCAGCGCGGATACCTTGCAGATGCCTTCCAGGCCATTCTTCTGTGACGAAGGGCACGTCCATACCGATGATACTTACCGTTTGTCGTCCGAGTTGACTGAAATCTCTGAGGATATGAGTGAAAATATTGATGTGTGA
- the LOC123059805 gene encoding rust resistance kinase Lr10-like isoform X1 → MAMPAALRALTVLYVLAVLAGNQVEGRHHQPDCPSFSCGLLGNISSPFRRASDPPGCGYRSCELVCSDTKATIRIGGATYYVSSINYSNSSFWVVDADLDLHNSCPLPRWNPPYPHDNMEVELDPLVDTRACFVECSQEVKGTGMYMPVACLSTNDSFVYVLTGLRSTYMEYLQPSCGYLAVTPRPWDGPALENASYADVVKSMRSGFAVLFPLRAYREGIKRCVRRGIRKFHEWPVSGRSIKDWIVGILLVEGDFADCIFDVTGFPYYVGYERVTILITMWIVTLTADLCRFLLAPLAVLIFLAHKYWKTRIRIDAIGKFLQMQQMLGPTRYAYTDITAVTSHFRDKLGQGGYGSVFKGVISPGNVHVAVKMLDCNSNCNGEDFISEVSTIGRIHHINVVRLVGFCPEEMRQALVYEYMPQGSLDKYIFSAEKNFSWDKLNEIALGIARGIDYLHQGCDMQILHFDIKPHNILLDNNFIPKVADFGLAKLYPRDISFVPSRALRGTIGYIAPEMISRSFGVISSKSDVYSFGMLLLEMAGGRRNADPNAANSSQAYYPAWVYDRLTQQDHVGEISNHVDAEMHELERKLCIVGLWCIQMKSHDRPTMSAAIEMLEGSADTLQMPSRPFFCDEGHVHTDDTYRLSSELTEISEDMSENIDV, encoded by the exons ATGGCGATGCCTGCTGCTCTCAGGGCCTTAACTGTCTTGTATGTGCTTGCAGTTCTTGCTGGAAATCAGGTGGAAGGGCGGCACCATCAGCCTGATTGTCCTTCTTTCTCGTGCGGTCTTCTTGGAAACATATCGTCTCCATTTCGTCGGGCAAGTGATCCACCTGGGTGTGGCTATCGATCTTGCGAGCTGGTTTGCAGTGATACCAAGGCTACGATACGCATCGGCGGTGCAACTTACTATGTGTCTAGCATCAACTACAGTAATTCTTCCTTCTGGGTTGTTGATGCCGACTTGGATTTACACAACAGCTGCCCTCTACCTCGGTGGAATCCTCCATACCCACACGACAACATGGAAGTCGAATTGGACCCCCTTGTAGATACTCGGGCTTGCTTTGTAGAATGCTCTCAGGAAGTAAAGGGCACTGGTATGTACATGCCTGTTGCTTGCCTAAGCACCAACGATTCTTTTGTTTACGTGTTAACTGGCCTCAGATCTACATACATGGAGTACCTTCAACCTTCTTGTGGGTACTTGGCCGTGACTCCTCGACCTTGGGACGGTCCGGCGCTAGAAAATGCAAGTTATGCAGATGTTGTGAAATCCATGAGGAGTGGATTTGCTGTTCTATTTCCTTTGAGAGCTTATAGGGAGGGCATCAAGAGATGCGTAAGGCGTGGGATTCG CAAGTTTCATGAATGGCCAGTGTCTGGAAGGAGCATCAAGGATTGGATTGTGGGAATTCTTCTGGTTGAGGGAGATTTCGCAGACTGCATATTTGATGTGACTGGATTTCCTTATTATGTTGGATACGAGCGGGTCACCATACTAATTACTATGTGGATTGTGACACTGACTGCAG ATCTATGCAGGTTCTTGTTGGCACCCCTGGCTGTGTTGATCTTTCTGGCCCACAAGTATTGGAAAACAAGGATCAGAATTGATGCAATCGGGAAGTTCCTCCAAATGCAACAAATGCTTGGCCCGACAAGGTATGCCTATACTGACATCACCGCAGTCACGAGCCATTTCAGAGATAAGCTGGGTCAGGGAGGCTACGGATCTGTGTTTAAGGGTGTGATATCGCCAGGCAATGTTCATGTCGCGGTTAAGATGCTAGACTGTAACTCCAACTGTAATGGAGAAGATTTTATCAGTGAAGTTTCAACCATTGGCAGGATCCACCATATTAATGTGGTGCGTTTAGTGGGGTTCTGCCCGGAGGAAATGAGACAAGCGCTCGTCTACGAGTACATGCCTCAAGGTTCTCTTGACAAGTACATCTTCTCGGCCGAGAAGAATTTCTCTTGGGACAAGCTAAATGAGATTGCTTTGGGCATTGCCAGAGGGATTGATTACTTGCATCAGGGTTGTGACATGCAGATTCTTCACTTTGACATCAAGCCACACAACATCCTTCTTGACAACAATTTTATCCCAAAAGTTGCTGACTTCGGTCTCGCAAAACTATACCCAAGGGACATCAGTTTTGTGCCGTCGAGAGCGCTACGGGGAACTATAGGGTACATAGCTCCTGAGATGATATCTAGGAGCTTTGGCGTCATATCGAGCAAGTCCGATGTTTACAGCTTTGGGATGCTGCTGCTGGAGATGGCTGGAGGAAGAAGGAATGCTGATCCGAATGCAGCAAATTCTAGCCAAGCATACTACCCGGCATGGGTGTATGACCGACTAACCCAACAAGACCATGTTGGTGAGATATCTAACCATGTTGATGCTGAGATGCATGAGTTGGAGAGGAAGCTGTGCATCGTCGGACTATGGTGCATCCAGATGAAATCTCATGATAGGCCGACGATGAGCGCGGCAATAGAGATGCTGGAAGGCAGCGCGGATACCTTGCAGATGCCTTCCAGGCCATTCTTCTGTGACGAAGGGCACGTCCATACCGATGATACTTACCGTTTGTCGTCCGAGTTGACTGAAATCTCTGAGGATATGAGTGAAAATATTGATGTGTGA
- the LOC123059806 gene encoding rust resistance kinase Lr10-like: MDLPKFLATVLLICLLTYESYVDAASEEQDFLRTCSSHRCSKHGPEIRFPFRLSIDPPSCGAPGMQLSCSGHDTILDHHVLGSCRVTAIYYRHRVINVIPLVESSMECPLQKLISTNLETDVYKQPQSSQVTTLVRCSTDFIPADPYSIAGPASCLSNNATQFWYLASFSASITDLPWNCVAISKVIPIPFTYDEHGPNRDPDTFKEKAKAVFNYGETTFTWHLTTITDACQQCEHEGRRCGFSTQRRQAFCQQHDMRAIRIAASSVAAFVVLSLIVATVIYLSLKSRYNEEINMKVEMFLKAYGSSKPTRYTFPEVKKIARRFKDKLGQGGFGSVYKGELPNGVPVAVKMLEGSTGEGEEFINEVATIGLIHHTNIVRLLGFCSEGMRQALIYEFMPNESLEKYIFPQVSNTSRQPLATNKMLDIALGIARGMEYLHQGCNQRILHFDIKPHNILLDYNFNPKISDFGLAKLCARDQSIVTLTAARGTMGYIAPELYSRNFGGVSYKSDVYSFGMLVLEMVSGRRNSDPSVENQDEVYLPEWIYERVISGHEWELTSEMTVEDKEKMRQLTIVALWCIQWNPKNRPSMTKVVNMLTGRLQNLQIPPKPFVSSDNRHMPQNTTNT, encoded by the exons ATGGACTTGCCTAAATTTCTTGCCACTGTGTTACTGATCTGTCTTCTCACCTACGAATCCTATGTGGATGCAGCATCGGAGGAACAAGATTTTCTAAGAACTTGTTCGTCTCATCGCTGCAGCAAACATGGACCTGAGATCCGGTTCCCGTTCCGGCTTTCGATCGACCCACCATCGTGTGGCGCACCAGGCATGCAGCTGTCATGCTCCGGGCATGACACCATCCTGGATCACCATGTTCTTGGGTCTTGCAGAGTGACCGCGATCTATTACAGGCACCGTGTCATCAACGTCATCCCGCTTGTGGAATCATCGATGGAATGCCCACTTCAGAAGCTCATCTCAACAAATTTAGAAACTGATGTGTACAAACAACCTCAATCATCACAAGTTACGACCCTGGTACGTTGTTCAACTGATTTCATACCAGCGGATCCATACAGTATAGCTGGCCCAGCTTCTTGTCTCAGTAACAACGCTACCCAATTCTGGTATTTGGCATCATTTTCTGCATCCATTACTGATCTCCCATGGAACTGTGTGGCCATTAGTAAAGTCATCCCAATACCCTTCACCTATGATGAACATGGCCCTAACagagacccggacaccttcaaagAAAAAGCAAAGGCAGTCTTCAACTATGGTGAGACAACCTTCACTTGGCACCTCACTACCATTACCGATGCCTGCCAACAGTGTGAACATGAAGGTCGACGTTGTGGATTTAGCACACAAAGGCGTCAAGCATTCTGCCAGCAACATG ATATGCGTGCCATCCGAATTGCAG CCTCATCTGTAGCTGCATTTGTAGTTCTTTCATTGATTGTGGCCACTGTGATATATCTCTCCTTGAAGTCAAGGTACAATGAAGAGATAAATATGAAGGTTGAAATGTTTCTCAAGGCATATGGCTCATCAAAACCCACAAGGTACACTTTCCCTGAAGTTAAGAAGATAGCAAGACGGTTCAAGGATAAACTCGGCCAAGGTGGATTTGGAAGTGTGTACAAAGGTGAGCTACCAAATGGAGTGCCTGTGGCAGTCAAGATGCTAGAGGGCTCCACAGGAGAGGGAGAGGAATTCATCAATGAGGTTGCAACCATTGGACTAATCCACCATACAAATATCGTCCGTCTCTTGGGCTTTTGCTCTGAAGGAATGAGACAGGCTCTTATTTACGAATTCATGCCTAATGAGTCACTGGAGAAATACATATTTCCACAAGTTTCTAATACTTCTCGACAACCCCTAGCAACCAACAAAATGCTAGATATTGCTTTAGGCATTGCTCGAGGAATGGAATACCTGCATCAAGGCTGCAACCAGCGCATCCTCCACTTTGACATCAAGCCACATAACATCCTGCTGGACTACAACTTCAATCCGAAGATCTCAGACTTTGGCCTTGCAAAGCTATGTGCAAGGGACCAAAGCATCGTTACCTTGACTGCAGCAAGAGGCACCATGGGATACATCGCACCAGAGCTATATTCTCGGAACTTTGGAGGGGTGTCTTACAAGTCAGATGTGTACAGTTTCGGCATGCTGGTGTTGGAAATGGTGAGCGGGCGGAGGAACTCAGACCCAAGTGTTGAGAACCAGGACGAGGTATATCTCCCGGAGTGGATCTACGAGAGAGTAATCAGTGGGCATGAATGGGAGCTTACTTCAGAAATGACAGTAGAAGACAAAGAAAAGATGAGGCAGCTGACTATTGTGGCTCTGTGGTGCATCCAATGGAACCCCAAGAATCGGCCATCAATGACAAAGGTGGTAAACATGTTAACAGGGAGGTTGCAGAACCTACAGATTCCCCCCAAGCCCTTTGTGTCATCTGACAATCGTCATATGCCACAGAACACGACAAACACATGA